The following coding sequences are from one Kushneria phosphatilytica window:
- a CDS encoding ATP-dependent zinc protease family protein, whose amino-acid sequence MTPLPYEPRAILGRREMVELPELALRLACKIDTGARTSALHAERIELIEDNGDQWVEFDTWTGDDGSARRRFRMPFYDRRRVRSSNGHITWRHVIRTPMELGEMCWDIELTLVDRSRMRHPMLLGRRAMRRMLVAPGASFLHGAP is encoded by the coding sequence ATGACACCATTGCCCTATGAACCGCGCGCCATCCTGGGGCGCCGCGAGATGGTCGAACTGCCAGAGCTGGCATTACGTCTGGCCTGCAAGATCGATACTGGCGCCCGTACATCGGCGCTGCATGCCGAACGTATCGAGCTGATCGAAGACAATGGCGATCAGTGGGTCGAATTCGACACCTGGACTGGCGATGATGGCAGTGCCAGACGCCGCTTTCGAATGCCCTTTTATGATCGTCGACGCGTACGCAGCTCCAACGGTCATATCACGTGGCGCCATGTGATTCGCACGCCCATGGAACTGGGCGAGATGTGCTGGGACATTGAACTGACACTGGTCGACCGCAGCCGCATGCGGCATCCCATGCTGCTGGGACGACGTGCCATGCGCCGAATGCTGGTCGCACCAGGCGCTTCCTTTCTACACGGCGCGCCCTGA
- the rimK gene encoding 30S ribosomal protein S6--L-glutamate ligase, producing MHIALLSRNRNLYSSRRLIEAAEQRGHTIRVVNTLRCYMNIASHRPSIHYKGEELETFDAVIPRIGSSVTFYGCAVLRQFEMMGTYVLNDSVGITRSRDKLRSLQLLSRKGLGLPVTGFAHSPDDIPDLIRMVGGAPLVIKLLEGTQGIGVVLAETVQAAESVIQAFMGLHANIMVQEYIREAKGADLRCFVVGDKVVAAMRRQAAEGEFRSNLHRGGTAHTIRITPEERSTAIRAARAMGLQVAGVDLLRSHHGPVIMEVNSSPGLEGIETTTGRDVAGLIIDHLEKHAAPVQKVPPRPRG from the coding sequence ATGCACATTGCCCTGCTCTCTCGCAACCGCAATCTGTACTCATCGCGTCGCCTTATCGAGGCCGCTGAACAACGCGGGCATACGATACGTGTCGTCAATACCCTGCGCTGCTACATGAATATCGCCTCGCACCGTCCTTCGATTCACTACAAGGGCGAAGAACTGGAAACCTTCGATGCGGTCATTCCACGCATTGGCTCCTCGGTGACCTTTTATGGCTGCGCCGTTTTGCGCCAGTTTGAGATGATGGGCACCTACGTACTCAACGATTCGGTGGGTATCACTCGCTCCCGCGACAAGCTGCGCTCATTGCAACTGCTGTCGCGCAAGGGATTGGGATTACCGGTAACCGGATTTGCCCACTCTCCTGACGATATTCCCGACCTGATCAGAATGGTGGGCGGAGCACCACTGGTAATCAAGTTGCTCGAGGGCACCCAGGGCATCGGCGTGGTGCTGGCAGAAACCGTACAGGCCGCTGAAAGCGTGATACAGGCCTTCATGGGATTACACGCCAATATCATGGTCCAGGAGTATATCCGCGAGGCAAAGGGTGCCGATCTGAGATGTTTCGTGGTGGGAGACAAGGTCGTCGCGGCCATGCGCCGTCAGGCCGCTGAAGGCGAATTTCGCTCCAATCTGCATCGTGGTGGTACGGCACATACCATTCGCATTACTCCCGAAGAGCGCTCAACAGCCATTCGTGCGGCACGCGCCATGGGGTTACAGGTCGCCGGGGTCGATTTGCTGCGCTCCCATCATGGACCGGTCATTATGGAGGTCAACTCATCACCCGGGCTGGAAGGTATTGAAACCACGACCGGTCGTGATGTGGCCGGTCTCATCATTGATCACCTCGAAAAGCATGCGGCACCGGTTCAGAAGGTACCGC
- a CDS encoding DUF3549 family protein, translated as MSVPLTLDALFTRTGQPPGYYHAGRRVIPCARSHMQAFEAQELAWEAPWQGHARLAIVFPGVRHGDPNLWCLGLPLDEQGMLQPGPRDALIERLLHSMNAPDRAEKEDLTSEPLAFQPDTLTLAMLHARITHDLALPASSWWQPAHEALTIADTGRHWSTLGLQGVADTVVRRTREEEMQIAERLPHLSVEALHALCYCLEHAPPATDALVTALWLRSQAEIEATASFRACQRAGISSELPDAAKWVDTLLRHEPDDETLAVIAARGWSHLEHEERLKLFLDHLARRPSASFRALISDLALIPRLRLPVLMLMRQADRDTPLAHQVRMMLGKTAS; from the coding sequence GTGAGTGTACCACTGACGCTCGATGCGCTATTTACCCGCACCGGGCAACCACCAGGCTACTATCATGCGGGGCGCCGGGTCATACCCTGCGCTCGGTCACACATGCAGGCTTTTGAAGCGCAGGAGCTGGCCTGGGAGGCCCCCTGGCAGGGGCATGCCCGGCTGGCAATCGTTTTTCCAGGTGTCCGTCATGGCGACCCCAATCTCTGGTGCCTTGGCCTGCCGCTGGATGAACAGGGCATGTTGCAGCCAGGGCCACGCGATGCCCTCATCGAGCGCCTGCTGCACTCCATGAATGCGCCAGACCGCGCCGAGAAGGAGGATCTGACGAGTGAGCCATTGGCCTTTCAGCCGGACACTCTGACCCTGGCCATGCTGCATGCTCGCATCACCCACGATCTGGCACTGCCTGCCAGCAGCTGGTGGCAGCCTGCCCATGAGGCACTGACCATTGCCGATACCGGCCGACACTGGTCCACACTGGGACTACAGGGTGTCGCGGATACCGTGGTACGCCGAACCCGAGAGGAGGAAATGCAGATCGCCGAGCGTCTGCCGCACTTGTCGGTCGAGGCGCTGCACGCACTCTGCTACTGTTTGGAACATGCGCCACCGGCAACCGATGCGCTCGTGACGGCCCTCTGGCTCCGCAGTCAGGCGGAGATCGAGGCAACGGCCTCTTTCCGAGCCTGTCAGCGTGCTGGAATCAGCAGTGAGCTGCCCGACGCCGCCAAATGGGTCGATACTCTGCTGCGTCATGAGCCGGATGACGAGACGCTGGCGGTTATTGCAGCACGCGGCTGGTCTCATCTGGAACATGAAGAACGGCTGAAGCTGTTTCTGGATCACCTGGCCAGGCGTCCATCTGCCAGCTTTCGAGCCCTGATCAGCGATCTTGCTCTGATCCCGCGACTCAGGTTGCCGGTACTGATGCTGATGCGACAGGCCGATCGGGATACACCGCTGGCCCATCAGGTCAGAATGATGCTTGGGAAAACTGCTTCATGA